A genomic window from Levilactobacillus yonginensis includes:
- a CDS encoding TetR/AcrR family transcriptional regulator, whose translation MEPKQQRLFMAAHDLFISQGFKHTSIADIAQLANVAVGTFYNFYDSKADIFVQVYNHENEQIKAKIMSRIDLDAQPADLVHTVVQQIFQLSDGNQILQEWFNNAKLNALIAQTNQNAVEESLVYATLMRLIDRWLERGLIKDGLTKDRIISLFNTLTVVDFHQSEIQTDDYYQLLNDLIDGILSVILK comes from the coding sequence GTGGAACCAAAACAGCAGCGCCTATTCATGGCGGCCCATGACCTGTTTATCTCACAAGGTTTCAAACATACCAGTATTGCTGACATTGCCCAGCTAGCTAATGTCGCGGTCGGCACCTTTTATAACTTTTACGACTCCAAGGCCGACATTTTTGTCCAAGTTTATAATCATGAGAATGAACAAATCAAAGCTAAAATTATGAGTCGAATCGACCTGGACGCGCAACCAGCCGACTTGGTCCACACTGTCGTTCAACAAATTTTCCAACTCTCAGACGGTAACCAGATTCTCCAGGAGTGGTTTAACAACGCCAAGCTCAACGCGCTGATTGCACAAACCAATCAAAATGCCGTTGAGGAAAGCCTAGTCTACGCCACACTGATGCGACTGATTGATCGCTGGCTAGAACGGGGCTTAATTAAGGATGGTCTTACCAAGGATCGAATCATCAGTCTGTTTAACACGTTGACCGTCGTGGACTTCCATCAAAGTGAAATTCAAACAGATGACTATTATCAACTACTAAACGACTTAATTGATGGTATCTTGTCAGTCATTTTAAAATAA
- a CDS encoding NADH-dependent flavin oxidoreductase — MTYNFMQPYRFANGLTLKNRMVMSPTTTMSSFYNGRVTNDEIAFYGARSGGLGLIIGEVANVIASGKGFEGELSIADDGDIAGLSELAHAMKRNGTKAILQIFHAGRKSNDSILRGEQPVSASAIAAAYPADSQEPRALTANEVDEIIAAFGAATRRAIAAGFDGVELHGANTYLLQQFFSPNSNQRTDQWGGDREARMSFAKAVIASAHAAIAENADRPFLLGYRFSPEEIETPGIRLADSLAFVDMLAETTIDYVHVSMGSAQRTSLNDKTDHDPILTKVVQQLAGRKPLIGVGSVETPVDADAVLAMGTDLVAMGREMIREPEWVEKVAVGDEASIRYQLAPSEMTALKIPRAMQDYLKGAFYSVMHFTDDPATVEDYQNQAAPMEGFEKKL; from the coding sequence ATGACGTATAACTTTATGCAACCGTACAGGTTTGCCAATGGTTTAACCTTAAAGAACCGCATGGTCATGTCACCCACGACCACGATGTCTAGTTTTTACAATGGCCGGGTCACGAACGATGAGATTGCCTTTTACGGGGCCCGTTCCGGCGGTCTTGGTCTGATTATCGGTGAAGTGGCTAATGTGATTGCCAGCGGTAAAGGGTTTGAAGGGGAACTGTCGATTGCTGATGATGGTGATATTGCTGGCTTGAGCGAGTTAGCCCACGCCATGAAACGCAATGGTACCAAGGCAATTCTGCAGATATTCCATGCGGGTCGAAAGTCGAACGACAGTATTTTGCGGGGTGAACAGCCCGTTAGCGCCAGTGCCATCGCTGCGGCCTATCCTGCCGACTCTCAGGAACCCCGGGCACTGACCGCCAATGAAGTCGATGAGATCATTGCGGCTTTTGGTGCGGCAACTCGTCGGGCCATCGCTGCTGGTTTTGATGGTGTAGAGCTCCATGGGGCCAACACTTACCTGTTACAGCAGTTCTTTTCTCCTAACTCTAATCAGCGGACAGACCAGTGGGGTGGTGACCGCGAGGCTCGGATGAGTTTTGCTAAGGCCGTCATTGCCAGTGCACATGCTGCTATTGCGGAAAATGCTGACCGACCATTTTTGCTGGGTTACCGCTTTTCTCCGGAAGAGATTGAAACCCCGGGGATTCGTTTGGCGGATAGCTTGGCCTTCGTGGATATGTTAGCGGAAACGACTATCGACTACGTTCACGTGTCAATGGGGTCAGCTCAGCGGACGTCTTTGAATGACAAGACAGACCACGACCCAATTCTGACGAAGGTGGTCCAGCAATTGGCTGGTCGTAAGCCGCTGATTGGTGTGGGTTCAGTTGAAACACCAGTTGATGCGGACGCCGTCTTGGCCATGGGCACCGATTTGGTTGCCATGGGTCGTGAGATGATTCGTGAACCAGAGTGGGTAGAAAAGGTGGCAGTCGGCGACGAAGCTAGCATTCGTTATCAGTTAGCACCGAGTGAGATGACGGCGCTTAAGATTCCGCGTGCCATGCAGGATTATCTAAAGGGTGCTTTCTACTCAGTCATGCATTTTACGGATGACCCCGCTACGGTTGAGGACTACCAGAATCAGGCAGCACCCATGGAAGGGTTTGAAAAGAAGCTGTAG
- a CDS encoding winged helix-turn-helix transcriptional regulator codes for MKKSYNNGVEATLGVISGKWKPQLLCHLGNRPQRTCDLRQKLPAISQKVLTQQLRELEQDGIITRQISGDRAPFKVTYALTELGHSLGEILVQMSLWGEQRANQVPDMEITHDHEGFNQLLQNS; via the coding sequence GTGAAGAAGTCGTATAATAACGGGGTTGAAGCAACGTTGGGCGTAATCAGTGGTAAGTGGAAACCCCAACTGCTCTGCCACTTAGGCAATCGGCCCCAACGGACTTGTGATCTTCGCCAGAAGTTACCGGCTATTTCACAGAAGGTCTTGACCCAACAGTTGCGGGAGCTGGAGCAGGATGGTATCATTACCCGTCAGATTTCTGGTGACCGGGCACCGTTTAAAGTGACGTATGCCCTGACTGAGCTGGGCCATTCACTGGGAGAAATTTTGGTACAGATGTCGTTGTGGGGTGAGCAGCGAGCGAATCAAGTCCCCGACATGGAAATCACTCACGACCACGAAGGTTTCAACCAACTTTTACAAAATTCTTGA
- a CDS encoding cation diffusion facilitator family transporter has translation MKDIKAHRQAEQVVWAKRQQQELKKLRGAQCHLYLNVGAYLLISVIEFYLAIIGHSQTLRADAFNNLSGIISTVLLLVGIYIARDIHDDDLMGQPLPEEDGNGSQRLQLTRFHYETVFTMITGIVMIAIAASVIYGGVRGLMNPATQEVPQAITLVGAGIATVIMVGVWWLNKRAGRKLQNAALTAAAQDSLSDAVTSLGTMLAIGGALWFKVSWLDGVASILVGIYILMAGVRIFRESSLNLADYFDPEVEDKFRQAVNEFEAVQEVAELKAHYNGNVVTLNLVIVVDPHMEVRDSYQLGEEIEARMRCQFGIVDTDVMTIPGS, from the coding sequence ATGAAAGACATTAAGGCCCATCGTCAGGCTGAACAGGTGGTGTGGGCTAAGCGTCAGCAACAGGAATTAAAGAAGCTTCGCGGAGCTCAGTGCCACTTGTATTTAAACGTTGGGGCCTACCTACTGATTTCTGTGATTGAGTTTTATCTAGCAATCATTGGCCATTCGCAAACCTTGCGAGCAGATGCTTTCAACAATCTGTCTGGTATTATTTCGACGGTCCTCCTGTTGGTTGGAATCTACATTGCCCGGGATATCCACGATGATGATTTGATGGGCCAACCGTTGCCTGAAGAAGACGGCAATGGTAGCCAGCGCCTACAACTGACCCGGTTTCATTACGAAACGGTCTTCACGATGATTACCGGGATCGTTATGATTGCCATTGCGGCTAGCGTTATCTATGGTGGCGTTCGGGGGTTGATGAACCCAGCGACTCAGGAAGTCCCGCAGGCGATTACCCTAGTGGGTGCTGGAATTGCGACCGTAATTATGGTTGGTGTTTGGTGGTTAAACAAGCGGGCTGGTCGGAAATTACAAAACGCTGCGTTGACTGCGGCTGCCCAGGATAGTTTAAGTGATGCGGTCACCAGTTTAGGAACGATGCTAGCCATCGGCGGTGCCTTATGGTTTAAGGTTAGCTGGCTAGATGGCGTGGCCAGCATTTTAGTGGGGATCTATATTCTAATGGCTGGTGTGCGGATTTTTCGGGAAAGCAGTTTGAACTTAGCAGATTACTTTGATCCAGAAGTAGAGGATAAGTTTCGTCAAGCTGTTAATGAGTTTGAGGCAGTTCAGGAGGTTGCGGAACTCAAGGCCCACTACAACGGGAACGTGGTTACGCTGAATTTGGTGATTGTCGTGGATCCTCACATGGAGGTCCGAGATAGTTATCAACTGGGCGAAGAAATTGAGGCACGGATGCGCTGCCAATTTGGAATTGTTGATACCGACGTCATGACGATTCCTGGCAGCTAG
- a CDS encoding serine hydrolase, producing MKKWVLMSLSALAVVALISGCQKKTSNSDKESVDQATRSSTKAQSSRKQTGSSVGKQRATPVKTKQSSPFKQIVAQTMGRLKGQNAVYVQPVGSAAYQWHVKSQKAASDIKLFILATVYQQVQTGKFNLTATYTLKDSDKVGGTGSLQGMAAGTRLTNQELLKYMMTVSDNTATNVVIRKVGGFDAVNQEIKRLGATQTVLQRKMMDQKSLAAGKDNMTSARDLGQLLVKLWQHQLVSKSADTAMLKLMAANTNHSKLPKLLPSDRQIYNKTGEFDTYGVENDAAIFVKGKRAVIVVALSQGGTLAEQVAAMNQLGKQVDAVVFK from the coding sequence ATGAAGAAATGGGTTTTAATGAGTCTGAGCGCATTGGCCGTTGTTGCCTTAATAAGTGGTTGTCAGAAAAAGACGAGCAATAGCGACAAGGAGTCAGTGGATCAGGCGACTCGGTCAAGCACGAAGGCTCAGTCATCTCGCAAACAAACGGGTAGTTCTGTCGGTAAACAGCGGGCGACACCAGTTAAAACCAAACAGTCATCGCCGTTTAAGCAAATCGTGGCACAAACCATGGGCCGCTTAAAGGGACAGAATGCCGTCTACGTTCAACCGGTTGGGAGCGCAGCCTATCAGTGGCACGTTAAGTCACAGAAGGCTGCAAGTGATATCAAGCTGTTTATCTTAGCTACCGTATATCAACAGGTTCAGACGGGGAAATTTAATTTAACGGCCACGTACACGTTAAAGGATAGTGACAAGGTCGGGGGAACTGGGAGCCTGCAGGGGATGGCGGCCGGAACCAGGTTGACGAACCAAGAACTCTTGAAATATATGATGACGGTGAGTGATAATACGGCCACCAACGTGGTGATTCGTAAGGTAGGTGGCTTTGACGCCGTCAATCAAGAGATTAAACGTCTGGGAGCCACTCAGACAGTTCTCCAACGGAAGATGATGGATCAAAAGTCGTTAGCAGCGGGTAAAGATAATATGACCTCGGCCCGTGACTTGGGGCAATTATTAGTGAAATTGTGGCAGCACCAGTTGGTTTCAAAGTCGGCTGATACGGCGATGTTGAAGTTGATGGCGGCCAATACTAATCACAGTAAGCTTCCCAAGCTGCTTCCGAGTGATCGACAGATTTATAACAAGACTGGTGAGTTTGACACTTACGGGGTTGAAAACGATGCAGCAATCTTTGTGAAGGGCAAACGGGCCGTTATTGTGGTAGCCCTGTCACAGGGTGGCACGTTGGCCGAACAGGTTGCGGCCATGAACCAGTTGGGCAAACAGGTCGATGCAGTGGTCTTTAAGTAA